The window AGCGACAGAAGCCCGCGGGTGACACACATAGAGCCGGAACGCTCCGCGCCGCGGAGCGCCCCGGACCCGGATCGAACGACACGAAAATGAGCCAGGCTGCCGCCACGGTCTTCGTGGCCGACGACAACCCCTCCATCCTGCTCGGCCTGGACAGGGCGCTCAAGGCCCGCGGCTACGACGTGAAGACCGCCACCAACGGCGGGGCCGTGCTCCGGCTGCTGAACGACGCCCCCGCCGCCCCCGACCTGCTCCTCCTGGACGTGATGATGCCGGAGATGAGCGGGCTGGACGTGCTGCGGGCGCTGCGGCGCGACGAGCGCTGGGCCGACGTGCCGGTGGTGCTGATCACCGCCACCAACGACGGCGCCCTTCCCGTGTCGGCGCTGCGCGACGGGGCGGTGGACTTCCTCACCAAGCCGTTCCGGCTCGACGAGCTGCTGGCCCGCGTCGATTCGCACGTCACCCGCAACCGGGAGCTGCGGCGCGCCCGCGAGCAGGCCAGGATGCGGCTGCAGGCCATCGACCTGATCCGCGAGCTGAACCGCGTGGTGAGCGCCGACGAGATGTTCCACCTGGTCACCTCGCGCACCGCCGAGGTGCTGGGCGTCTCGCGCTGCTCGGTGCTGGTGGTGGAGCGCGGCGAGCGGACGGCCCGCGTGGCCGCCTCGTCGGACCCCGGCTTCGGCGAGAACCTCCGGCTGGACCTGGCCCTCTACCCCGAGATCCGCCAGGCGCTGGAGACGGGGCGCCCCGTGCGCGTGCGCGACGTGGGCGCCTCGCCCCTTTTCGACGGCGTGCGCGACGAGTGGGCCCGCCGCGGGCTGGAGCGCCCGCTGCAGTCGGTGATCGTGGTCCCCTTCCCCGTCACCGAGACGGTCACGGGGCTGTTCGTGGAGCGCGCCACGGTCGACGAGCCCGCCCTGGGCGAGGAGGCCGCCGAGTTGGCCGACCGGGTGGTGGAGGCCATCGTGCAGGCGTGCGGCCGGGTGCAGGTGTTCGAGCGGCTCATGCAGCAGCGCCAGCAGCTGCACGACCTGGCCAACACCGACCAGCTCACCGGCGTGGCCACCCGCCGCGCGCTGGAGGAGTACCTGCGGGCCGAGCTGCACCTGGCGCGCGAGCGGGGCGAGGCGCTCTCGGTGGTGATCCTGGACCTGGACCGCTTCAAGGAGATCAACGACACCTTCGGCCACCCCGCGGGCGACACGGTGCTGAAGGCGCTGGGCTCCTGGCTCCGCTCGGAGAGCTCGCTCCGCAGCCACGACCGCCCGGGGCGCTACGGCGGCGACGAGTTCGTGGTGGTGCTCCCCGGCACCGGCGCCGCCGGGGCGCTGCGCCTGGCCGAGCGCGCCCGCACCGAGTTCGCCGCCATCCCCTTCGTCTTCGGGGGCACCGCCGTGCGCGCCAGCTTGAGCGCGGGGATCGCCTCGTGGCCCGACACCTACGCGCTCACCGCCGACGAGCTGATCGCCGCGGCCGACGCGGCGCTCTACCAGGCCAAGCAGCGCGGGCGCGACCGGGTGTGCATGTCGGGGATGGCGGAGGTGGCGGGGTAGTGCGAAGTGCGAAGTGCGAAATAAGTGCGTGAGTGCGTGACCGGTGGGTGAGGGCGGTCGTCGTCACGCACCCGCCGCGGAAAGGGAGAGCCTCTCCACCCGGAACGGGGGGAGGGGCTTCGTCGTATCCATCCGCGTTGCCGGAGACACGGGCCGGGCGCGGATCGTGCGACGCGCCGGACGGATCGATTCGGAAACGGGGAGAGAGCGAGTGCGTCCGCTGATCGTCGTCACCACCACGCTGGCGCCGGGGGGCTCGTACGGGCTCCCCTCCGTGCGTCTCAACGTACAGTACGTCACCGCGGTCGAGGAGCCGGGGGGGACGGCGGTGCTGCTCACCCCGGGGCACGACCCCGAGTCGGTGGCGCGGCTGGTGGGGATCGCGCACGGGCTGGTGCTCACCGGCGGCGAAGACGTGGACCCGGCGCGCTACGGCCAGGCGCCCCACCCGGAGCTCGGCACCGTCAGCCCGGCGCGCGACGAGATCGAGCTCGCCGCGCTGGCCGAGGCGCTGCGCCGCGAGATCCCCGTGCTCGCCATCTGCCGGGGGATGCAGCTCCTGAACGTGGGGCTCGGCGGCACCCTCTACCAGGACCTCCCCTCGCAGCGCGGCCGCGACCTGCTGCACGAGCAGGACGCCCCCGTCACCCACCGCTGGCACCACGCCACCGTGCGGCCCGGCTCGGGGCTCGAGGAGATCTTCGGCACCGGCGACCTCTTCATCAACTCCTTCCACCACCAGGGGGTCGACCGGCTGGCGCCCGCGCTGGAGGCCACCGTCTGGGCGGAAGACGGGCTGGTCGAGGGCGTCGAGGGGAAGGAGCACCCCTGGCTCTACGGCGTGCAGTGGCACCCCGAGCGCGGCGAGGCCCAGTCTCCCGCCGACGAGCGCGACCCCGACCGCCGGCTCTTCTGGGCCTTCGTCCAGGCCGCCCGCGAGCTCGCCGAGCGCGTCGGCGACGCAGCCCCCGAGAGCGCCTTCGCCCCCGCGGACTGAACCGCGACTGCAGGGGACAGGTTACAGGGACAGCCGGCAGACTTCGCGGCTGTCCCCTTTGCTTTCGCACTTCGCACTTCGCACTTCGCACTTCGCACTTCGCACTGCGGGGGTATCATACCATTTCGCAGGGAATCGTTCGGAT is drawn from Longimicrobium sp. and contains these coding sequences:
- a CDS encoding diguanylate cyclase; translated protein: MSQAAATVFVADDNPSILLGLDRALKARGYDVKTATNGGAVLRLLNDAPAAPDLLLLDVMMPEMSGLDVLRALRRDERWADVPVVLITATNDGALPVSALRDGAVDFLTKPFRLDELLARVDSHVTRNRELRRAREQARMRLQAIDLIRELNRVVSADEMFHLVTSRTAEVLGVSRCSVLVVERGERTARVAASSDPGFGENLRLDLALYPEIRQALETGRPVRVRDVGASPLFDGVRDEWARRGLERPLQSVIVVPFPVTETVTGLFVERATVDEPALGEEAAELADRVVEAIVQACGRVQVFERLMQQRQQLHDLANTDQLTGVATRRALEEYLRAELHLARERGEALSVVILDLDRFKEINDTFGHPAGDTVLKALGSWLRSESSLRSHDRPGRYGGDEFVVVLPGTGAAGALRLAERARTEFAAIPFVFGGTAVRASLSAGIASWPDTYALTADELIAAADAALYQAKQRGRDRVCMSGMAEVAG
- a CDS encoding gamma-glutamyl-gamma-aminobutyrate hydrolase family protein — its product is MRPLIVVTTTLAPGGSYGLPSVRLNVQYVTAVEEPGGTAVLLTPGHDPESVARLVGIAHGLVLTGGEDVDPARYGQAPHPELGTVSPARDEIELAALAEALRREIPVLAICRGMQLLNVGLGGTLYQDLPSQRGRDLLHEQDAPVTHRWHHATVRPGSGLEEIFGTGDLFINSFHHQGVDRLAPALEATVWAEDGLVEGVEGKEHPWLYGVQWHPERGEAQSPADERDPDRRLFWAFVQAARELAERVGDAAPESAFAPAD